ATGAACAAAGATGTAATTTAAGAAAACTTAATTAGGAAAAATCACAAGCTGCCACAATTTCTACTTGTGCCATAATGTCATAATATCGTTCTTACATGAGAAGTAACTCAAATGATACAGACGTTTCTCTTCCTGCCGTGTCTAACTAATTACAACATACAGACTAGTTCTAAACACAGAATCATTCACTCAGGAGCATGATGGTTGAAATTCCCCCGAAAATAGAAAACAGATATCTATATACATTTAGCTCATCTCTGTCCTAGTCTAACTTACATAGTCCCCCATCAACGACATGGGGAATAATAACAGTCTTGAAAAGAAGCATCTCAGACTTGGAAGCTAAAACATTATACATGCTCTTCTCCACCATTTCCTTCGATTTTTCTCCGCTTCTGCCAGCCCGAGCTTGTGGGCTTTTGTCTTGGCTTCACTTAACTGAACCTTGTAGCCTTTTTTCCAGGCCTCGAACCTCTGTTTCAGTTTCTGCACTTCCTCAACAGGATTTACAGAATGGGACTGTCCAGACTTGCCTTCCACAATCGCCAAGGCTTCATCTTCAAAAACAATTTTCCTTTGGTCAAACTCCTCCACAAGAGGAATGATTGCATTTAACCCACCATTCATCTCACGACATGCCCTGGCCTCCACACCATTGTTGTAGGATTTGATGTGGATGTTACCACCAGGATTCTGGATTCCCATAGGTTGACCCGATGTGTTGTCACTATTAAGACTCTTTTTTGCAGCTGCCAAATTCATCTGCAATAACAAACAAGGAGCAAGCAGCCCTACCGAGTTATTAAATCATTTAGTTTTAAATACTTTCTTTTTTTCATGGGTTAACTGGATATGTCGCTACAGCCGATGTCACAATAAAGCTAGACTTCACAAAAGCTGATATATTTAATTCCCTGTTTTATTTAACATTACAAATGTTTTAGTCCTCCGTTTTTTGGAATCATAATTTGTCTCACATTAGCCTAACTTCAGCCATAGATCATTCTGAGTGAGTAGAAGACAGCCCGTCTGCTCAGTTTCATCCTAGACATAATTGAATATCAACTTCCTGTTAACAAACCTAATCAACTATTGATCACCGCTAATACATAAGTTCAAAAGCAACCCACTTTCAGCAATTGAGGGCATCCTTTAGCTGGATGTTTCCTGTCAACAGTGTTCATTGCCATATACTGGAAATCATAGCAAAAGAATATGAATAACTCACTTGTAAAGATGAAATCTGAGTTTGCCACATTTCCTCCATGGATTTCATCTTGCCATCATATTCTGACCACCGCGCCTCAAATTGCTGTACTTGCGCTCTCAAAACCTCGATTTCATTTTCCTTCCGTCCAAGTGTCACCTCTGCCATCAGTACCTGCCTT
This DNA window, taken from Primulina huaijiensis isolate GDHJ02 unplaced genomic scaffold, ASM1229523v2 scaffold206994, whole genome shotgun sequence, encodes the following:
- the LOC140966530 gene encoding myosin-2-like, producing the protein MAEVTLGRKENEIEVLRAQVQQFEARWSEYDGKMKSMEEMWQTQISSLQMNLAAAKKSLNSDNTSGQPMGIQNPGGNIHIKSYNNGVEARACREMNGGLNAIIPLVEEFDQRKIVFEDEALAIVEGKSGQSHSVNPVEEVQKLKQRFEAWKKGYKVQLSEAKTKAHKLGLAEAEKNRRKWWRRACIMF